One window from the genome of Cucumis melo cultivar AY chromosome 12, USDA_Cmelo_AY_1.0, whole genome shotgun sequence encodes:
- the LOC103494467 gene encoding uncharacterized protein LOC103494467, producing the protein MSMACFLLCSKSQQENPISDSVENVQKRELLGSGVSGEGDFSSDNPKALCQNGNRVMVVVDWSVEAKEALEWTLSHAVQKNDTIVLVHVLKSLKLQRESFIGFEFGNKVNYIKAHKLLFSMRSMCLKAKPEVQVEVALLEGKERGPIIVEEAKKHKLSLLVLGQRKRPLLRRLFNRWAKRRSRRRKKKKTCRATAEYCIQNSSCMTIALRKKSKKIGGYLITTKSHKNFWLLA; encoded by the exons ATGTCCATGGCTTGTTTCTTGCTCTGTTCTAAGTCACAACAAGAAAACCCCATCTCAGATTCAGTGGAAAATGTTCAAAAAAGGGAGCTTTTAGGGAGTGGTGTTAGTGGGGAAGGAGATTTTAGTTCTGATAACCCTAAAGCTTTATGTCAAAATGGGAACAGAGTAATGGTGGTTGTGGATTGGAGTGTTGAGGCTAAAGAAGCTTTGGAATGGACACTCTCTCATGCTGTTCAGAAAAATGATACCATTGTTCTTGTTCATGTTCTCAAAAGTTTGAAGCTTCAACGTGAGAGTTTCATag GTTTTGAGTTTGGTAATAAGGTGAATTACATAAAGGCCCACAAGCTTCTCTTTTCTATGAGAAGTATGTGCCTAAAGGCAAAGCCTGAG GTGCAAGTAGAGGTAGCATTGCTGGAAGGGAAAGAAAGAGGTCCAATAATTGTGGAGGAAGCAAAGAAGCACAAACTTTCACTTTTGGTACTTGGTCAAAGGAAGAGGCCACTTCTTCGACGTTTATTCAACAGATGGGCAAAGAGACGCAGTcgaaggaggaagaagaagaagacttgTCGAGCGACGGCGGAGTATTGCATTCAGAACTCATCTTGTATGACCATTGCATTAAGGAAGAAGAGCAAAAAGATTGGAGGATATTTGATCACAACCAAAAGTCACAAGAACTTCTGGCTCTTGGCTTGA